The stretch of DNA ATACATACTTACTTTCAACACATTGGAGAAACTCCCTAAATTTGACCACCATCAACTCCTCCTTAGCTCTTCTGTTGCTCCCCAGTATGGAGTAGCTTGGTTTGAGAATACCAGCTACAAAATCAGGTTCTTGACCTTTGTCCTCTCCTGGTATGTCAAGCAGCACACGCAAGCTGGGGTTCTCTCTCAGGAGTGATAAAAACCTGGAGGTAAATTCAACACCATAAATGAAAGGCCATAAAAATAACCAAAGATGATACAGAACTGTGAGGTAAATCTTACTCCATAGTGGGACAAGCCATCAATGAGTTGATCAAGACAGCTCTGCCGTTGCACAACAGTATGGTATAGAACTGCATTTTTCACAAACACATCTCTATTGGCCATGGTGACTACGAGTGGAAGACTCTCAACTTCATATTGCCATGAGTCACAGCAGCTGACTGCTTTCTCCAAATCATCCTGCAAGGTTGCATGTTGAACCTAAATATTACAGATCAAATGTTATTTTCTCAAATTACTgcatttaatcaacatttacagAAGTACTATGTAGACTGTGCATTTCACTTAATAGTTACTTACCTATGACAAGAAAAGTTGGaatttttagttatttatttggtAATATGAAAccaaaattattttgataatgcattccaccaaaataaaagtAACTGTACTGCTGTGGAATAGTCAAAAAAAGCAAAGGCTTACTACAATAGTCTTCAGATCAGAACATTGCACATTACCTTATTGAGGTTCTCCCTTAAATCAGGGTCACCTATATCATCAGGTGTCACATGAGCTTGAAGGATGTCCCCAGACACAATGTAGTCCACTACACTCGGGGACAGGAATGCAGGTGGTTCACCCCCTTGCACTATTATTGTAGACATCATCCTGCCAATGGTTCGATACACTCCATTTTGCAAGTGGAGCATGTTCAGTCTTGGTGGTGTGCATCCATTTGGTGTGCCTGaaagattaaataaattaaacagcACATTCTGTATTATTTACTCTGGCATTTACAAACCAATATTTGTGGCCAGGTaaccactatatatatatatatatatatatatatatatatatatttataaaaaaccTTCAAAAGCTCCACTGTCCTGGAAGATAGCCTTAGAGACATGACATTAGACTACATGCCTGTtttgtactcaggagtgttgtGGTTTGCACACTTCATGACTGGAGGGGGGGatcacacattacattacattacaattgGTTAAAGTTCGTTGATTGCTCTCGGCAAGTGGAAAATCAGGGCTACAATCCTAAAGTGTGAACTTAACTTTTGCAGTAAATAAAGCAGTAATTTCTGAGTTGTCAAGGACAAGGGTATACTTTATTAAACACATACAATTTAGTACAGTGAAACTTGTCCTCTGCATTTAAACCATCCCAGGAGCAGGGGCAACCATAGTACAGTGCCCGTGAACCAACTCCAGattctgagccagtgccttggtcaagggcactgactgggTAATTAACCTAAATGTGCCCGTTTTTGATGGTGCaggaaacccacacaaacacgggagaacatgcaaactccacataGAAAGGACCAGGGCTGGACCGGGGTTTGAACCGAGTTACCATACAGCCCATAGAAAACATAATATAAACAAGTGCTTTAACCTACTTCTTCTTTGACGCGATGGACTTTCTTGCAGTCTGTCATTTTCACTCCCTTGACTGATGAGCTCACTTTCACTGTGGAAGGTGACACTGTATGAACTAAATGACATAATGTTATGGACAAAAGAAGGGAAAATATATATCAGTAATTGGAAACAAAGTacttaacatttttaatttaatcacCCATATCTGAATTTTAGGATGAGCAGaattagaacagataaaaaaatgtataaataaatgataaaccCATTGCTGTGAGAAAATAACTGTTGACTGTGCCTACAACCTGTTGCgaaacaacattttaaattctcAGACCCACCTCTCCTTCCTCAGGTTCCTCCTGGAGAAAAAAGTATGTTATGTGTGATATATAATACATCAAGCCAATGGCAATGCAGAAGTATTTAACACTAAGTTAACCTAAAAAAAGGATatgttatttatgtaaagaagcAGAATAAGCAACATACAtatttttacttctaatacATTGAATGTTGCCCATAACTGAAACTCTCTATTGTCATATAAACTGTTTACCTGTACAGGTTTGCATATTAAAGCCATTATATAGAGACAAGTGGCTGAACTAATCGCGGCAACTTCTTTTCCACCCTACAGAAAACTGCTCGAGGCTTTTGGTTTCATTAGTCTTTTGCATCCCTTGACTGTACTCAAATACTCGAATGGGAATGACTGGCCAATGCAAACGTTCTTCTGAAAATGGCGGTCATTTCTTCTTTAAGTTGTGCTTCAGACCAGTCAGATGTAAAGGAGATCTTCCCAATAAGGCCATCTCGTGCCAAATTTGCTCTTGAGTCTCCCCTTGAAATGCGGATTGTTGATGCTGAAGAAAAAGGCAAGCACACAACATCTCTTGTATAGTGTTTGCAGGCTTTGTTTTTTCTGACAAAACGTGAGTGTGTAGCAGGCCTTTGAAGAACTGATGGAAAGGGAACCTGAAATCAATGAAAACACAGACACCTGTGCATAAGAGAGCAATACGTTTTTAGTTCATTGTGAATGCAAACTGTAGATGCAAACCAACTAACTGATAACTCATTAACCCATCATGGGGTCTCTATACGATTGATCGATTACCAGGTGGTTCATTAACCTTTTTTTGTCAATAAGCAATTTATTAAATCAAAATACTGGTGTTGTGTAAAATATGCCACCACGATTGGAACTAATGCCGAGACATTACaccaaacaaattaaaaaacccAACAAACAGCCAGCTAGGTTACATGAGTATGAAAGTATACCGAGCGGTATGATGTCCCATTGGAGGTGGTGGGTGTGGCTGGCCCCGGTGTGTTATTGTAGGTGGTGGGAGCCTGAAGAGTTTAAATGCCTGTTCATAGAAACAAATGTGCTACACATAAAGTGCATTGGTGCTAGTGGCAAATCTCTACtggctaccgttagctagtttaGTGAAGTTAGCCTTGACAACAATCCAATGCTACGTGATTTCGAAAACATACTTACCGAGGTGGCCTGTGGTGGCCCTGAGGTGGTTGCTGTCgctgttgaaaaatgttgtatAGCCGCCAGGACGGCTCTGCTGATGTTCTCGGCTAACGCCGATTCGTTGGACATTTTTGCAGAGCGACCATGGCCGATAGTACCGTACCTGGTCGGGGGCGGGCGGGGAAAGGCTCTTGCTGGCCTTTATGCCAGCGAACATGACAGATCAGTCAAAGTGAGCCCCCTCGTAGCTGGCTATAGTGGCTACAGGTCATAAGTCCCGCACCCTTCATAAAAGTGACACTAAAAACTCAAAGTACTCTTCAAATACAGTTTCTCCAAACGTGTTTATTATTTTAGGTAGTTATTATCACGATAATCCATGTCCAAGAGTCCATTTCCCCGGATGAGATGGTTTTTATTCGTTATAGACActataaacacacactgacctcctcaagcttttattttggtacTTCCGGTTACCGGCATTTTGAATTTGCATATTAGTTAAATATTTAGTTTCACccgaaacatttagatttaacatttaacatttagattcaacatttagatttaacatttaacatttagattcaacatttagatttaacatttaaatttagatttacatttacatttagatttaacatttagatttaacaattagatttagcatttagatttagatttaacatttagatttagatttaatatttagatttaacatttaggtgtaacatttaatatttggatttaactatttaaaatatctcTAAGTTGACAAATATTGTTGTAAATGTGCACAAAAGTGACCCTCAAAAATTCATaccagttttttaaacattgtttgaagctaaatgtgacaaaatgttgctgttattttcaGCGTGAGCCGCTTTACAAATGGCACCCCATAGAGAACTCACGAGTCATCGACAACTCATGAGTTATCGAGGACTCGTGAGTTTTATAGGTTTAATATGTAGCCCATGTATAGAATACATTGAGTAGGCTGTATGTTGgcctgtgtgtatttttaagGTATTTCTTTGGGCTTTTTGCCTTTGATCTCAAAGcagtagacaggaaagggggagagagagtggagaagacatgcagcaacGGGGCGCGGATTAGAAGTGAACCCAGGGCTGCTGCAATTAGGACtaagccttggtacatggggcacgctcaaccaggtgagctaccagggcgccccacTTTAGCCTGTATTTaacacatatttacatatacaattaacacacattcaaattgtattttttatgaATTCAAAAGTGAACATCAAACATAGAACACTGAGTATCAAACaggtttaaatgtaaatggGAAGACCTGACCAAACATACTAAAGTATGAGCCCATGTAAAACTGGAATGCATGCTCATCTGGAGACTGACAAATGTGGGATGTTTTTGGTAAAGCGCTAAT from Sander lucioperca isolate FBNREF2018 chromosome 13, SLUC_FBN_1.2, whole genome shotgun sequence encodes:
- the LOC118493009 gene encoding G2/M phase-specific E3 ubiquitin-protein ligase-like, which gives rise to MSNESALAENISRAVLAAIQHFSTATATTSGPPQATSAPTTYNNTPGPATPTTSNGTSYRSVPFPSVLQRPATHSRFVRKNKACKHYTRDVVCLPFSSASTIRISRGDSRANLARDGLIGKISFTSDWSEAQLKEEMTAIFRRTFALASHSHSSTPNGCTPPRLNMLHLQNGVYRTIGRMMSTIIVQGGEPPAFLSPSVVDYIVSGDILQAHVTPDDIGDPDLRENLNKVQHATLQDDLEKAVSCCDSWQYEVESLPLVVTMANRDVFVKNAVLYHTVVQRQSCLDQLIDGLSHYGFLSLLRENPSLRVLLDIPGEDKGQEPDFVAGILKPSYSILGSNRRAKEELMVVKFREFLQCVENKELRDTYGDRTLTNDEEAFLKTLSPGHILAFATGSSKVPAIGFHPTPQLIFIHDENKHLPIVHTCANKLHLFVNTTTVADDDEFNYCFLLALINGSYSA